ATAAGGAAGATCTATTTTTTGGTCTAGACCAAGGTGTGGATTGGGTGGCTCTTTCTTTTGTGAGGAAGGCGGAGGATGTCTTGGCCTTGAAGAAACTCATTGAGGAGAGGGATACTTCCATACCGGTTATGGCAAAGATAGAAAAGCATGAAGCGGTGAAAAACATCGATGAAATAATAGAGGTTTCGGATGGAATCATGGTGGCAAGGGGAGATTTGGGCGTGGAGATATCCACCGAGGAAGTCCCCATCGTTCAGAAGAGAATGATAAATGGAGTCATTAAAGCCGGGAAACCGGTGATCACCGCGACGCAGATGCTGGATTCGATGATGAGATCCCCCCGTCCCACGCGCGCTGAGGCAAGTGACGTAGCCAATGCCATTTTCGATGGGACAGATGCCGTTATGCTCTCGGGGGAGACGGCTGTGGGGAGCTATCCCATCGAGAGCGTGCGAATCATGACCAAATTGATTGAGAGGACGGAATCGGTCCTCGATTATGCGGGATTACTTGAGACCAAGAGTCGCTGGGTGCACGCCACCACCGCCGATGCGATCGCCTTCGCCGCCTGCCACCTGGCCAGTATCCTCACGGCCAAAGCAATTATCACCTCCACTCAATCTGGATACACCGCGCGACAGGTCTCCAAATATCGTCCGGAGGCACCAATCATCGCCGTAAGTCCCAACCCTGAGGTAGTTTACCGGCTTTTGCTTTCCTGGGGTGTGGTTCCATTGAAGGTGAGACCAAGCGAGAATATCGATGATATGTTGAGTTTGGCCGTGGATGCAGCGGTAAAAGCTAGATTGGTTAAGAGGGGAGATACGGTGATCATAACCGCCGGTGTTCTGGTGAACGTCCCTGGAACCACAAATTTGATAAAAGTCCATCGGGTGGAGTAAAAAATATGCGATACCGGAAAACGAGGGCAAGAAAAGGAACCAAACCATCACGGAAGGGTTCAAAGATCCGGAGATTAAAGCCCAGAACGAGGTTTAGCGTTATAAGATCCCACATCGTTCTGGTTACCATTATTGTTCTCATGTTTCTATGGGCTCTTTATCCCTTGAAAGAGAGGTTGGAGCAAAAGCGAGAGTCGGAGAAGTTACGGGAAAATATAGCCGAACTTAGGGCGAAGAATAAGGTGTTGAAGGAGGAAATCGCCCGCCTCAAAACCGATGACTATATAGAGCAACTCGCTCGAAAGGATTTAGGACTCATTAAGCCGGGCGAGAGCGCTTATTTGGTTGTTCCCCCAAAGGAGGATGAGGCTCGAACGGAATCCGTCAAACCAAATAAGAAGAAGAAAAATTCACCCAGTTTTTGGGAAAGAATAAAGATTTTTTGGAAAATTTTTCCTCCAAATCTTTTCCTCCTTGACATGTCCTCCTTTAACCAAGTACAATGGCGATAAACCGAGCTTAAAGCATCAACTGGTATAATAAATAGTGGGATAAAAGTATCCGAGAGGGTACTTTTTAAACTTTCATTTGGAGATGAAGGGAAATTTGTCTAAGGAGAAAGAAATTATAACCAGCCAACTTAGACGACCACCTCAAGGGCTGCTGGGGGTGGCAAAACATTGCTTCAAAGGACGTCCCTTAGTTATCCTCACCAATCCAATTTTGGAGGATAAAACGCCTTTTCCCACCGTTTTTTGGCTCACGTGTCCGGTTTTAGTTAAGGAGGTCGCAAAGCTTGAGAGCGGGGGGTGGATCGATCGCTTCCAAGCTTTGCTGGATAAGGACGAAGAACTATATCAAAAATTTGTTCAGGCCCATGAGAGTTATCTTCTCTTTCGCAAACAACTCCTTTCCCCGGCGAGCAGAATGTCCCTCTCATCGACAAAGG
This window of the Actinomycetota bacterium genome carries:
- the pyk gene encoding pyruvate kinase, yielding MRRTKIVCTIGPASQSPKILKELMLAGMNVARLNFSYGSKEYHSRNISNLRRIAKELGIPIAILIDLQGPKIRIGEIHAGKVHLKAGSQFILTARRVPGDQERVSINFPQILKDISPGNTIYIDDGLIQLVVKERTESDVKCEVITGGELSPRKGVNLPDVTVSVPSITQKDKEDLFFGLDQGVDWVALSFVRKAEDVLALKKLIEERDTSIPVMAKIEKHEAVKNIDEIIEVSDGIMVARGDLGVEISTEEVPIVQKRMINGVIKAGKPVITATQMLDSMMRSPRPTRAEASDVANAIFDGTDAVMLSGETAVGSYPIESVRIMTKLIERTESVLDYAGLLETKSRWVHATTADAIAFAACHLASILTAKAIITSTQSGYTARQVSKYRPEAPIIAVSPNPEVVYRLLLSWGVVPLKVRPSENIDDMLSLAVDAAVKARLVKRGDTVIITAGVLVNVPGTTNLIKVHRVE
- a CDS encoding septum formation initiator family protein, which gives rise to MRYRKTRARKGTKPSRKGSKIRRLKPRTRFSVIRSHIVLVTIIVLMFLWALYPLKERLEQKRESEKLRENIAELRAKNKVLKEEIARLKTDDYIEQLARKDLGLIKPGESAYLVVPPKEDEARTESVKPNKKKKNSPSFWERIKIFWKIFPPNLFLLDMSSFNQVQWR
- a CDS encoding DUF501 domain-containing protein encodes the protein MSKEKEIITSQLRRPPQGLLGVAKHCFKGRPLVILTNPILEDKTPFPTVFWLTCPVLVKEVAKLESGGWIDRFQALLDKDEELYQKFVQAHESYLLFRKQLLSPASRMSLSSTKGKVLLETGVGGVRNFRKIKCLHAHYAHFLATGINPIGELIHKKIGEISSCQNECESE